The genomic stretch GAAGGCGTAACCTTTTCCGGCGGCGAACCCTTCTGGCAAGCAATCGCTCTAGCAGAACTGGCTAAAATTTTAAAAGCTAAAGGATTGAACGTCATGTCGTTCACCGGCTTTACCTTACCGCAGTTGCAAGCCGCAGATGCACCTCCCGGCGCGGCAGAATTGCTCGAACAACTGGATATTTTAATCGATGGCCCTTATGTCGAATCTTTAGCGATCCATTCGCCCGATTCTCCCGTTTCTTCTCGCAACCAAAAAGTTCGCATTTTGAATCCTGCCTTCGCCGATCGCATTACTTGGGCAAGCGACCAAATGGAAATTCATATTCTCAAGGATGGCAGTCGAATTATTACGGGTTTTCGCGGTCAGATGGATTTGATTTAATGTTACCCGTTCGGAAGCGCTCAAAAGACTTGGTTTTCCCTCTCTTATGTCTCTCCTAGGATTGGGCGACGGTATATTCTAACGGTAAAATGGGAGCGATCGCTGCTCGTTCACCTTCAGGGTGTAATTTTAGAAGCCGATGGATTCTCTTGTTATCAATTCCTGCAAAAAACTCAGTTTTTTTTGGAGTCCGAACCAACAGCGTTTTGCTTGCAACGACGTAGCGATTGAAGGCTTCGGGGAGATTTGTACCGATCCTTCTCACGATCTCGTGCATCTGATTATTGCGGCTAACGATAATATGTTTTGGTTGCCGCGCGGCGAAAGAGATGCGGTTTGTTGGGCGGAATACAATGCCGTCTTTTTAGAAAATTTATTCGATAAAACTTGCAACGCGATCGCGTTTGGAACCTCGTCGAATCCCGACGCATTCGGAGAAACGGTTAAGTATATGGATTGGTTTGTTAACCAACACTACGCCCCTTTTCCCGTCTCTGCTACCCTAGCAGTACGGCACTTTTGCGAGCAAATCGATCCGTTTCTCGTTGCTTGTCTTTTTCCTTATTATCTCTACCTCAAAACCTACGAACGCACCCACAGCAATTATCGTTCCGGTCAATACGAACTCGATTTTACCGCACGCGATCGCCCTCCCGCCGATGAATTGGGATGGTTGGCGCAATGGTCGATTTACCGACAACTTAAAGCGGCTAAAACAGCGTTGGGCATTCCCTCAGCAGACCCCGATATCGGTTGGAAAATCGAGCAAGCCCTGACGAAAATCGATAATTTAGATCGATAATTTAGGGGGTGTTTCTTCGCTCGCTGCGGTTTCTTCTTCGGAAGGGACAGAGATTGAAAGTATCGAGGAATGCGCGATTTAAATCGCATTTTGTACCACAGAACATTAAGAGTTCTATCGAGTTTATTTAATTAACGCACGCCGCATAACAGCCCAAAACGAATCAATCCCCGCGCGTAACCCCGTTTCATCAGATCGAGCGAGAGTGTGGCTTCTAGGGTTTCTTTGCCTGCTTGCAAAACACCGAGAATGGCAGCAGGCGCGATCGCGGATTCAATCACCTTATCCCAAAAAGGAGCCACCGCGATCGACCAATCATCGGCGCGTAACTCCCGAAAACCGCACTCTACCGCGATTTGTTCGTACTCGGGCAAAGAAATAACGTAAGGCAGGCAGTACACGCGATAAATCTCTGCTAAATGCCGTTGTTCGTCGGCGGTTAACTCCCCCGCGAGGGAAGTTGTCGGACGGTGGCACCACGTCGCAAAAATCAGCTTTCCGCCCGGTTTCAGCACCCGATAGCACTCCTGCAAAAACTGCCGTTTGTCGGGCATATGTTCGCCACTTTCTAGCGACCATACCAGGTCGAAACTTTCGTCAGGAAAAGGGGTTTGCTGCGCGTCTGCGACCTCAAATCGGACATTTTGAATTAAATTTGCCTCGCGCGCTCTTTCCGAGGCTCTAGCGGCTTGGATGGGACTGAGGGTAATTCCGATCGCGTCAGCCTTGAATTTTTGCGCGAGATACAGGGTACTGCCGCCAATCCCGCACCCCGCATCGAGAATTTGAGTGGGGTTTTTAACGTTCGCCCAATCGAGGAGTTCTTCAATCAGATCGATTTGAGCTTGTCGGCGTTCGAGTTTGTAGTTGCCTGCCCTACCGTAATAGCCGTGGTGCATATGCTCGCCCCAAACTTGTTCCCACAATCCGCTTGAAGCATCGTAAAATTTTTGGATTTTTTGTTGAAGATCGGACATTTTAAATAATGAATAATGAATGATGAATGATGAATGGGGAAATTACGAATTACGAATTACGAATTACGAATTACGAATTACGAATAAGGCTTTCTAAGGAGGGAAATAGAAGCTTTTCGGCAACTTCGCGGCTTTCTTCTACTGCACTGCAACTCGGAGCGATGGGGGCGGGCGGAACGCCAGAAAGCAATAACCGCAAACTTTGGAACGTTAAAGGCACTGAAAGCAGTACGATCGCGCCGGAGACGAGCAAACCGATCGCGCCATCCGCCCAATCCCAATGCAACCAAGCGACCGCGATCGCAGCCAGAATCGTTCCCACCGAACCGACTAAATCCGCTACGACGTGCAAAAATGCTCCTCTCAAGTTGAGATCGCCGCAACTACAGCGATACAGCCCCAAAACGTTACAGCCATTAATCCCCAATCCCAAAAACGCAATGACGAGCATCGGCAGTCCTTCGAGTTCCGGGTGAGGAGTATCGAGGCGCGCGATCGCTTCCCAACCCAGCCACCCCGCCAAGCCTAACAGCAGCAACGCATTAATCGAAGCCGCCAACAGTTCGGTTCGGGATGGAGTATTAGCGCGGCGGCGAGCGAGGCGCGTCGCCACCAAAGTAATGCTTAACGCCCCGACATCCGAGAGAACGTGACTGGCATCGGCAGCCACAGAGACGCTATGACTGAACCACGCCGCGATCGCTTCGGCAATAAAAAACAGTCCGAGCAGCAACAGGGCAATTTGTAACTGTCGTACTGGACGCAAACGAGGCTCGAACATCTTACAACGGAGAGGACTTAAACGCATCTTAGCTCGATCCGCCCCCATCTTGGCAACTGCCTGCCCCTCAATGCGTCAGTCCGCGCTCGAGGGCAAAACGAACCAATTCGGTGCGGCTGTAAGTCCCTGTTTTGCCAAACAAGCGGCTGACGTACTTTTCGACATTACGAACGCTCGTGTTTAACTGTCGGGCGATTTCTTTGTTCATCAAGCCCTTAGCGACTAGATCCAAAACGCTTTGCTCGCGAGGCGTTAGCTCGATCTCGCTTTTGGCAACCGTCTGAGGCAGTCCCGATGCGCCGCCCAGCGTTACTAAAATTTCCTTAATCCCGCGTTCGATCTGTTCGAGCTTGATGTTATCGCTATCGGTAGCAGCAGCCGCGTTGCGACGAGCGAGCAAATTCCGAACAATCGCAACCAATTCTTCGGGTTCAAACGGTTTGGGTAAATAAGCATCGCAACCCGCTTCGTAGCCGACAATGCGATCGGCTGTCATCCCTCGAGCGGTTAGAAAAATTACGGGGAGGGCTTGAAAACGCGGATCGGCTCTCAAGCGATCGAGAAACTGATAGCCGCTAACTTGAGGCATCATAATATCTGAAATCACTAAATCTGGCGGTGATTTCTCCATCAGCGCCCAAGCTTCATCAGCACTGGCTGCGACTTGTACGGAAAATTCGTCATCATCTTCGAGATAGGCTTGAACGGCTATCCGCAAGCCGGGTTCGTCATCAACTAAAAGGAGTTTTGGAGGCTCTGACATTGCTATTTTGACTTGTCAATATACAACTCGTTATTGAAGGTTTTCAGTACAAACTCGGAAAGAGCGTCTTCCTTCATCAGTAATTTTATCTGCTAGATTTCTCTGATAACTTCGCTTCAGAATTTTCAAAAGAGTGAGGGAAGTAACAGTATGTTTTTTTTCTATATTCGATAATAATTTAACCAATACATTGAATCATTTAAAGGTTGTAACTTTCGATTGAAAATCGGGAATTGTAGCAATATAAGCTTAGTATATCGTTTTATTCAACCTTTAGGATTGCAAATATCCTATGCCCGAGACCGAAGCTCATCCTATGCTCGCAAATCTTTTACTTTCTGCATTGCCCGAAGCCGATCGCCAACGTCTTACACCTCATCTCGAACAAACCTCACTGGTTCCAGGTCAAGTGTTGTTTGAAGCGGGACATCCCATATCAGAGGTTTATTTTCCGGCGGGAGCAGCCATTGCTCTACTCTCGCCAATGGAAAATGGGACGACTTCTGCGATCGCGACTGTCGGTCGAGAAGGTTTCGTCGGTCTCCCCGTGTTTCTCGGCGGTCAATCCACTGTCCATCGAGCCGTAGTTCAGACGGCAGGTTTAGCTTTTAAGGTCGATGCAACCGTTTTCAAGAACGAGTACGCTCGCAGCGAAAAATTCTCCCGACTCCTTCTGCTGTATACCCAAGCGCTTTTAACTCAAATTGCGCAAACAGCTTCCTGTCGCTCTCATCACGAAATCGACAAGCGACTCGCACGTTGGTTGCTGCTTCTCAGCGATTGTACCGGGCAACCGGAGTTGCAATTGACCCAGAAAAGAATCTCAGAAATGATGGGGGTACGTCGCGCTAGTATCACCGAAGCCGCGATCGCACTCCAAGATTCTGGTATTATTCGCTACACTCGCGGTCGGATTTTAATTCTCGACCGTTCGGCTTTAGAAGCCAAAGTTTGCGAATGTTATCGGCTTACTAAATCTGAATTCGAGCGCTTATTACTGAAATCTACAACCCCTAACGATAACGAATACACTGCTATAATTACAT from Oscillatoria sp. FACHB-1406 encodes the following:
- a CDS encoding 4Fe-4S single cluster domain-containing protein; protein product: MNQTLPPETVIAPDYLNIMGYVDESEVNGPGSRAVVWVQGCARECPGCFNPASWSFETNQLIPISQLAEKILSNPNNEGVTFSGGEPFWQAIALAELAKILKAKGLNVMSFTGFTLPQLQAADAPPGAAELLEQLDILIDGPYVESLAIHSPDSPVSSRNQKVRILNPAFADRITWASDQMEIHILKDGSRIITGFRGQMDLI
- a CDS encoding methyltransferase domain-containing protein, which translates into the protein MSDLQQKIQKFYDASSGLWEQVWGEHMHHGYYGRAGNYKLERRQAQIDLIEELLDWANVKNPTQILDAGCGIGGSTLYLAQKFKADAIGITLSPIQAARASERAREANLIQNVRFEVADAQQTPFPDESFDLVWSLESGEHMPDKRQFLQECYRVLKPGGKLIFATWCHRPTTSLAGELTADEQRHLAEIYRVYCLPYVISLPEYEQIAVECGFRELRADDWSIAVAPFWDKVIESAIAPAAILGVLQAGKETLEATLSLDLMKRGYARGLIRFGLLCGVR
- a CDS encoding cation diffusion facilitator family transporter, whose translation is MFEPRLRPVRQLQIALLLLGLFFIAEAIAAWFSHSVSVAADASHVLSDVGALSITLVATRLARRRANTPSRTELLAASINALLLLGLAGWLGWEAIARLDTPHPELEGLPMLVIAFLGLGINGCNVLGLYRCSCGDLNLRGAFLHVVADLVGSVGTILAAIAVAWLHWDWADGAIGLLVSGAIVLLSVPLTFQSLRLLLSGVPPAPIAPSCSAVEESREVAEKLLFPSLESLIRNS
- a CDS encoding response regulator transcription factor, with protein sequence MSEPPKLLLVDDEPGLRIAVQAYLEDDDEFSVQVAASADEAWALMEKSPPDLVISDIMMPQVSGYQFLDRLRADPRFQALPVIFLTARGMTADRIVGYEAGCDAYLPKPFEPEELVAIVRNLLARRNAAAATDSDNIKLEQIERGIKEILVTLGGASGLPQTVAKSEIELTPREQSVLDLVAKGLMNKEIARQLNTSVRNVEKYVSRLFGKTGTYSRTELVRFALERGLTH
- a CDS encoding Crp/Fnr family transcriptional regulator, translating into MPETEAHPMLANLLLSALPEADRQRLTPHLEQTSLVPGQVLFEAGHPISEVYFPAGAAIALLSPMENGTTSAIATVGREGFVGLPVFLGGQSTVHRAVVQTAGLAFKVDATVFKNEYARSEKFSRLLLLYTQALLTQIAQTASCRSHHEIDKRLARWLLLLSDCTGQPELQLTQKRISEMMGVRRASITEAAIALQDSGIIRYTRGRILILDRSALEAKVCECYRLTKSEFERLLLKSTTPNDNEYTAIIT